In the genome of Vicia villosa cultivar HV-30 ecotype Madison, WI linkage group LG7, Vvil1.0, whole genome shotgun sequence, one region contains:
- the LOC131619923 gene encoding NDR1/HIN1-like protein 10 produces the protein MSQKPPPTKLSQIQLEEDRKDCLWGSFCVTILLLFGIWLYFSLFSEDSQPYKPVEFSIADASITQFNLTSDNTLYYNFKFNISVRNPHFGQYMSEIYDISAISSYKGNKFAMVDMESFDADFKNTILKPVVFYGNSLIKFNAQQLMEYDNETLLKKFNLDLKLNLKHNEYVYCIGLRVPLISNEKLESSFNVTECSREYQGWG, from the coding sequence ATGTCGCAGAAACCTCCCCCTACCAAGTTATCACAAATCCAATTAGAAGAGGACCGCAAGGACTGTTTGTGGGGCTCTTTTTGTGTAACTATCTTGTTACTTTTCGGTATTTGGCTATATTTTTCGCTTTTCTCGGAAGACTCGCAGCCCTATAAACCAGTGGAGTTCAGTATAGCAGATGCCTCAATCACGCAGTTTAATCTCACGAGCGACAACACCTTATACTATAATTTTAAGTTCAATATATCTGTGAGAAACCCACACTTCGGCCAGTATATGAGCGAGATTTATGACATATCTGCGATTTCTTCATATAAAGGAAACAAATTTGCTATGGTGGATATGGAATCCTTTGACGCAGATTTTAAGAACACTATTTTGAAGCCAGTCGTGTTTTATGGGAATAGTTTGATCAAATTCAATGCTCAACAACTTATGGAGTACGATAATGAGACActattgaaaaaatttaatttagatttgaaattaaatttgaaaCACAACGAATATGTTTATTGTATAGGTTTAAGAGTTCCTTTGATTTCTAATGAAAAATTAGAATCTAGTTTCAATGTTACCGAATGCTCTCGCGAATACCAGGGATGGGGTTAG